The DNA window aaaaacctCTCAAAAGTAAGTCTGCGTTCCGCTCAGCGCATCTTCGAACCGTCGCAAGAAAACACTTACTTGACGCTTCCGGTTGTCCTGCGGTCGGTCACCGTACCGGCAGAACTCGGCAAAGTGCTGGCTGTTGTGGAAGGCCATTTTCGTTTTGGTTGCGTATTTGATCTGGAATTGGGTGGTAgaaattttatgttattatCGAAAGCATACGTTTCTATCTGGGTTGCGTTTTGAACTGACCTGCGCCAGAATGTCCTTTTCGTTGTGAGGTTTTTTGGTTTTGTCGCATAGATTGTTGATTCGAATCCGGTAGCCTTGTTTCCAAAGCTGGTCTACCGAGGTGCTGTAGACTTTCAACCGCTTGTGGCTGTCGGACAGTTTGACGGAGTAGATCTTGATGTTCTCGGCAGTGGGTTTGGTTGCTGTAATGAGATGAGgtagattttttcataaacaaaagCATTGTCTGTGTTAGGGAGgcacattttgtttttttctattttctgaaTTTGAAGCCATCAGAACTTCATATAAtcactttttgaaaaaacggaATTTACTGGTACTTTGTTCGCAAGGGATTtgaaggaaaacaaaaaaaattctcgaatcTATAAATAAGAGTAACCAATGTATATCAGCATCAGCAGGCTAAAAAAATGCGAAGTCTCAAACAGacatgtaaacagtactagaAAATTGTTGTTGTCTTAAATTATGCACAAAATATACCAGATGCAATTGATAAAGGTGA is part of the Topomyia yanbarensis strain Yona2022 chromosome 1, ASM3024719v1, whole genome shotgun sequence genome and encodes:
- the LOC131677400 gene encoding uncharacterized protein LOC131677400 isoform X2, coding for MRVFEKVKETMDTMQRRNSLNISFGKWWAGGSSGTGKSSSFSSTVAIQKLRESKWFDPGEERIFCAVIEAGFVVELRHPETGESWFGVTAIEAKKSTKPTAENIKIYSVKLSDSHKRLKVYSTSVDQLWKQGYRIRINNLCDKTKKPHNEKDILAQIKYATKTKMAFHNSQHFAEFCRYGDRPQDNRKRQVSVFLRRFEDALSGTQTYF